One window of the Salvia splendens isolate huo1 chromosome 1, SspV2, whole genome shotgun sequence genome contains the following:
- the LOC121804365 gene encoding uncharacterized protein LOC121804365, with protein sequence MVPPSKTHQLLEINIISAQDLELVSKSMKTYAMAWMNPKRKFTSRVDDLGKNNPTWNEKFVFRVEEEFLKQDTSAVMIGIYSNNWFCDVLIGTVRCLVGKLIPQTGRSHNGKPYIGMRFVALQECRLTKGNNAKLIKMAQKAEKGQNWVG encoded by the exons ATGGTGCCGCCGTCGAAAACGCATCAGCTCCTGGAGATCAACATCATCTCAGCCCAGGATCTCGAGCTGGTGTCGAAATCCATGAAGACGTACGCCATGGCGTGGATGAACCCGAAGCGAAAGTTCACGTCGCGCGTGGACGACCTTGGCAAGAATAATCCTACGTGGaatgagaagtttgtgtttagGGTGGAGGAGGAGTTTCTCAAGCAGGACACCTCCGCCGTCATGATCGGGATCTATTCCAACAATTGGTTCTGTGACGTCCTCATTGGCACCGTGCGCTGCCTCGTCGGAAAACTCATCCCTCAGACGGGCCGCTCTCACAACGGCAAACCTTATATTGGCATGCGCTTTGTTGCTCTTCAG gaatgccgcttgaccaaaggCAACAATGCCAAACTGATCAAGATGGCACAGAAGGCGgaaaaaggccaaaactgggtgggttga